A window of Daucus carota subsp. sativus chromosome 2, DH1 v3.0, whole genome shotgun sequence genomic DNA:
GGCACCCTTCGAAAATCCCATGAATGACCCCGTCTTAATGCTGCTTAACCCAGCTCGCTTACTTGCTGCAAATCTGTTGCGTTCCTCGACTTTGGAGGCTATTTCCATGGCATGCTCCAAACTAACCGGATTCAACAGCCTCACCTCCAACTTAACTTCTTCTTTCAAGCCATTCAGATATTGTCCCATCAATATATTTTCTGGAATACGGTCTAAGGAGGATGCCGTTTCGATGAATTTCCGCCCATACTCCCCCACAGTAGTTGTCTGTGTTGTTGCTAGCCATTGCTCATATAATGAGCCGCCATGTAGTGGGCGAAACTGCCTCAGAATAAACCCTTTTAGATCCGCCCATTTCCTAATCGGATGGCGTTTATTTTCCCACTGGTACCAACGGAGCGCATCCCCTTCTAACGCTACCGCCACTGCTTCCAACATCTCCTCCTCCGTGAGCTTATAAAATCGGAAATACCTCTCCACCCGAAAAATCCACCCATCTGGATCAGCCCCATCAAATACGGGCATGTCCAACTTCCGGAAACGCCACTGACCCGGTCCGCCCCCCGAGCCACCACCACCATACCCACCAACATCTCCATGCCCACCACCGCCGTAACCATCCCGACCCCGGGGCCCAGATCCACCGCCTCCGTCGTCCACACCCCCCACTGGTGTGTGACCCCCTCCCACAGGAGTGGTGGTCCCACCCATCACCGACCCTTGGTGACTGAGGGCTCCCTCTAGCTTCTCTGGCATCGGAAACTGGAGTGGGTTGAACTCATTCCACGAGTTTCGGATCTCCGCCTGAAACTTGCGTTGGTCAGCACGCAAGGAAGAGATCAAAGTCTCATTATACTCGCGACTCCGGGCGATCCGCCCTTCTAATCGCGCCGCCACCGCCTCAACCTCCGACCCCAACTGCTTGGCGGCTAGGGTTTGACCCTCCAGCAAAATCTCCGTGAGCGAGTGCCTCATCGTCTCCACTGCCTTCTCCACGGCGGCTGAAACCATTGAAGAGAGGGTATTATTGAGATCTGACAAGCGCTCCTCGATTGCATCCACGCGCTGATTCATCGTCGGCGGTCCCATCGATcggagctctgataccacttgtaatGAACTGAGAGCTTCAATTAAAGTAATTAGTACTGGAATTTACTAGAACAAAAGATAACAGTACTGGACTATTCGAGACGCCCAGAGATCTCCTCTATTTCACTCTACAATTCACTCGATAAGATAAAACCCTAGTTCCCTTCTCCTTTTATACTCTACTTGTTTCTTCCTTTTCTACCCCTTGACTTTCTCCCCTTGACCCCCGTCTGGTGAATTACCCTTTTGCCCTGACTTATTCCTCCTTGTAAATGTTACCAGTTTCTTGCCTCCTGCTCGAGTCATTACACATTTCCATCACCGCGCCCTCTTAAAATCTCACAACTTTGGTTACGGGGGAGTAAATATCGGAAACTAGTTGTATTCGGCTGCATCGATGAAATTCGACTACTGATACTTCATTAAACTCGAGTTTTTGCCCTGATTTTTGCTACTCGTCCGAGTTGATGAATAATTACAACACttggtatatatatacacatcctaATTTTTATTCCACATTACAATATCCATCGGTATTCCCaggattatatttatgaatGTCTCAATGTGTTTGCCGAAGTCCATGAACGGAATTAATGGGTTGATCTATCGATTcaagatttttcaaattttttttcaatatatcgaatattttcaatcaaattagaatttaatcgataaaatatattttaaaaatttatcaagaATTTTCCGATGAATTGAAAATCTTTAAAACACCGGTGAAACCATAAAATTAGAGGGAAAATCCGTACTGTCTATGTAGCCAATGCTTTGAAGCTTATAAATTTGACAGTTTACTGAAAACAAGAGGAACGTGTGCCCCCGAGTACTTGTGAAATTGTAAGAACTAAGACACAAGTTGAATACTTAAGGTTCCACTTTTATTCATGGCAgtaaaatttaattacaaacaTGCTTATTGCTTGATTTTTCTCAGGAACTACTTGACATTAAGGCCAAAACCAGAAGGTTTGTTCATCAACAGAAGTACCCAAATTGCAAGGGTCTGCAGTTAAGTCATCGTAAGATTCAATTTTGAGCTTTGGGAGGCACGAGGCTGGCAAAATCCTGCACAAGTCATCATCTTCGTCTTGGGAGAAATCGGATAAATCTTGTTCTAGGACTCGAGAAGAGTCAACAGGcttgaatatagaaatatggTTCGCATCAGCATAATGTGGACTCTCTGAATCCAAAACATCGCTCTTGGCTGAATTTGCATCCTCCTGCTTTATTGTTATCACATTTGCACTGATCTCATTCTGAGAAATTGGACTTGATAATGGTAGCTTTGCTGGTTCTGGTACAACTGAACTCGTTACATTTTGCCGCTCAAGCCTCTTTTTCTCTTTGAGTGATTCGACCTGGTGGAAACAAAAGATTAAACTTCTTACTTAAAACCAACAATTGAACTTGATTGTGAAAACTATTTGCCATTTTAGACAACTAGACTGTCAAAACATTAGTAATTAGTAAAATTTATCATACTTGACTATAAGTTACCTCAAGCCTCAATTTCTTGTTATCTTTAGAAAGGCTATCATAATCCACTTTGAGCTTATCATAGCTTTCTTTCAGGACATCATAATCCTTTTCAAGCTGTTTGGTTTTGAACCGGGCTCGTCGGTTCTGAAACCATATAGCAACTTGCCTAGGCTGCAAACCAAGATCCTTTGCAAGTTGAAATTTCCTCTCAGGTTCAAGCTTGTTTTCTACCTCAAAGCttttctcaagaagcttaacctGATCAACTGTAAGTCGCCTTTTCTTTTCGGGCTGATGAAATCCAGGATCATAGTCCTCATTTCCACCCTCTCCTTTTTCCATGACAGGTATTAATCCCTCAAGTCCAGCAGCATCTTCAGGTGGGGAATTCTGAAAATTAACCATATCCGCAGAGCCGGAAACAGAGTCCCCTGTACCAAGTATCACTGCCTCTCATTAACAAACAGTACTGCTAATGGAAAGCATAAAGCAAGCAACTACACTACAGTCATAACTTAACAATTAATCTCAAATTAACTTAAGGATCATGATGTAATCTTCTTGGTATTTATGTATTTAGCctattaacatgtaaaaaacTGCAAATCAAATATACTAAAGTAAATTCAGTAGGGTTTTGTTATGCAAAAACCAATAAACAAAGTGTACATAAAACATGAGTGCAGAACTCATATCACACAAACAAGAGTAAAATATATGCAAAAAAGGACCTTGAAAAGAAGGCGAAGACTTGGAAATCCAGAAGGAATCAAGAAACTGAGATGCAGCAGAAGAAGGTGGTAGACTTTCAGTTGGAAGCAAGACATCATCAGCACCATCATAAACTTTATCAATCTCCATGGCTTCTGAAATATCACAAGGTTAAAGAAACTTCTTAAATTTCTATATGGTAAACAAGAAAGCAAGGGTGAGAGATGGGAACAGTAGTAGTTGAGTTGAGTTGAGTTGAGTTGAGAGGCTAGTAGTGACTAGTGTGGGAAGAAGCTAGAAACTAGAAGCTAGGGGATAACAGTACAGGACATGTGAAAGATGTAAGAGTAAGGAGTAGCTGCTGCTTAAGCCCATAACTCAGAAACAGAACATAAAAGAGTGACGCAACACAAGTCACATAGAGAGCACATTAGATTAGGTTCTTGTGTGGGAAGAAGAGTTACCTTGTTGGGATTACAAGTACTGTACTTCTTTTGTTTTTACTTTGTCACTGAATTTCGGAAAGGGTTTGCTTCTTCAGCCTCTACAAAGGTTAAGTACAGAGTTTTCTAATTTTACTATTGTACCCTAATGTTCGTTGCCCTTGGCTGCAAGCCTGCAACTGGTAACATCATCCCCGAATCGCCTTGGTTAAAATGGTGAAATATTAGGAGGGTTCTGtcctaatttaaaaaatattattattaattaattataagtgagaaataatttttaatctgtgTATTCGGATTAATTTTTTGGTGTTTACCATTTTTTGCATAACAAAATTatcgatataataataaattattataaatgttcatttgaagtgATTCTCTACggatatattcaaaaaatataaataaatcacaaATAATGGAGCATCAACTTATCAGATTCCGACTTATAAATCAGAAATTGACTTACAAGTCGTTACACTAACGGGACGAATAAGTCATTTCTAGCTAATAAGTCCACAAGTCGGGTTATAAGTCCAGCCAAATATTtcctataatattaatttttatcattcatcatcatattaaaataatatttttataataatttaaagtgctcataaaatataatattcaaatataaatgtaatactcaaaaatacttatataataGATAAACCGTCGATGGACTCTGTTTTCATTTATTAGTAGCTTTtaacatgttatttattaatttataaaatataattcgtTCTTTCTTTTCAAGAAGTGTTGGATTgtctaataatttttattactcTTATTTAATACTATGATTCTATGAGTCCAAGAAAGGAGAGACAGTAAATAAGGacgaaaatgaaaaagaaaggaCCAATAAATGATTTTTAGTGTAATGTTGAACTTTTTAATCCATGTAAAAATAACTTAAACGATTTACAAAAGATAATAGAGTTGGATTGTCTAATAGCttttttaaacttttccaaACGGCCTCATTATGAAGTGAAGTTGTAGATTTAGATAAagcttattattttataacttgtagcaaaataaatttatataatagaaATTCAGTTGTATAATCCAAATCAGTTGTGAGAAATGTTTCTGAAttcccctccctccctctcagCTCGCTCCAGAATCAACGCAGAAGTTGGGCTTCCATCTCAAAATGATCTTTATTTACGATTTCTGAAGACAAAAGTTGGGCTTACGCCCAGATGCTGTAAGGTCCTGCTTTAAACTCTAGAAGCCTACTTATCCGATCCATTTTGCATTATTAGTCCGGTCACGGAGTTTTTGTGCCTATGGATAATGTGTCTCTGTGGCTAAGTTTTTGCTAAATGTGGCTAAGGTTTTTTACCCCAAACTTATATAAATCAATATCatcttatttgtaatatttgtatagtgattttatgaattaatattttgaacacgtaatatttctttcatttaattcaataaaattaaatgtttcCTGTTGTCATTTTCTGCAAAAAAATAGCCTTAGCTGTCACTTCAAAACGCAATTTTATATTGTGTTATAAAAAACGCAATTTCAAGTcgtgttttcaaatgaaaacgtaacttcaagttgtgttttttcctaaaaaaaatcaaaacgcaATTTTTAAGTCGTGTTTTAAAGTCGGCCATTTCTCCACAAAATGACTTTTACACCCATTTGActtataatattgattttttgGACCTAATGTCTATATTTTAGGATCGACACTTTAAGTGAACCTAATGAACAATTGATCACATGGTTTCACATTTATTACCATGGGCGTAATGAACATAAGTATCAATTGTGTTCATTAAGGACGTGACTCATATTATTCCATTAGCCATTTAGCCTGATCTTTGATGATGATTTCATTAATTAAACACGTTCCTGTCGTATTCATCCAAGTGATCCAACATTAAATCATACTGTAACACCGTTTTCATATTTCTAAGTAGTTAGTGGTTTTGTGTTGGGAAAATTGTTAGGTGAATGCTGATCTAGGAAACCTAATTTGGACTAAAATCTTACGCCTCTCAGGTGAACTTAAAACGTGGCACCAAAGCCTGGTGaaatattagcaaaaaaaggaaaaaaaaattgccgGGGTGAAGCTTATATTAACAAGAAATGCTCATAACCTAACGCGGTTTTCGTTCCCTATACCAAACACTTCCGTTTCTTTCTCAAAAGATGCTGCTGTTTTCCTTGACAAGGAAAAAATTGCAGTGTTATTTTAGAATAGCTATATTCAATAAGCTGGTTTAAGGTGATTGTGAATTTGATTACTACAAGTTaacaactactccctctgtttttttttatatgacgctttgacttttggcacacacttttaagtgctttgaccgggtagttaaaaatactattttttaaattttttttttctgaataataatatataatcaaaacttttattcagaaaaagaaaattttaaaaataatatttttaactactcggtcaaagcacttaaaagtgtgtgccaaaagtcaaagcgtcatataaaaaaaaaacagagggagtaattaaagTTGTACTAGCTAGTACTtgcaataaattaattttttttttcttacttGGATCGCCAAAAGTGGTAACCTTATATTTAGATCTATAgtgaaaatatatacaagagttTGGGTAATATTCAATTGATTCAAATTTCTTGCAacgaaattttgaaattttataaacatAGTTCTATGCAGAGCAAGTATAGCACAGTTCTAGTGTCTAGTTTGGATGTTGTAGTTAAAATATACAACCGAAtctaaatataatcaatttgatcCAAGGTAATCAGTATCAAACTCTCAACAATTTTTGTACGCGCTACAAGAATAATCACACACTCTTACTAATAATCtcaatttgtaaaatataattcataactTTTTAAATTACACGTAAATCAGTATCTAACTATAATAATAACCATACACTTATACTCTCCCTCATAAGTAAAATTTGCATTTGTTCTGTTTGTCTCAATTTTTTTTCGAGCAAACTTCAGAGTTGTGACCAAAGTTTACATCGATTTTCAAAACGTTGGCCAGAgttctaaattctcaaaaaaatggccaaactttggcttcactttttaaaagtgtggcttcCGTTAAATGTCACCAACGGATGCCTAACGGAagccacatttttgaaaagcgGACAAAAGTTTGGTCACTTTTTTgacaaaactttttaaaaatcggtgtaaattttggccacaactttgaagtttactcttttttttctcATGTCAAGTTTATAATCGTaatagtttgaaattttaagtttaaaaaaaatgaattttcttttaaaatttcaacacACACATATTATCGTAGTTAGCGGAGTCTGAgtcgaataaaaaaaaatattatttataaaccaAACGGGTTTTCatgtttcaaaatttatttgatattaaCGAATCAAGTTCACTTAAATAAACCAAACTCGAGTTTTGTAACGCTCATAACATGAACATATATAAAACATGTAGCAAAGGAAAAAGTTACAAAtcagaaatatatttaaagatatCAAATGGGCCATGACATTCTCCTGCCAAGTGATCTTAACGGAACTTTTCGGATTCTTTATTATCATCTGCTACAGGCAAACCAAGAGAATCTAGTTTCCACTGCCATTGCAAAAGTGAACAGGATAAAGTCTTGCAGATTCAtgtatttcttatatataaaaaagttgaACTGGGAATCGAAGCATCACTTTTAACgtgtgaaatataaaataattttttaagatatataatttcattaaaaagaTATGTAATGATCAGGAAGGAATACATGAAACAGTAGATGTGATATAATGATATATCATTACCGCATTATCCCATATTTCTCTCTAATAAATCTTCAATTACAAATCAAGTATTCACTGTAAATAGGATTGCAAGACCATCGTCTTGTATATCGATTTTACATCTTTTTGCATAGCAAAACTACCGTACCGTCCATCATAGTCTTCAACTATATTTAGAAAAGAATTGTAGAACAGATCTTTGTAATCATCGTCGTCGTCGTCTTGCAGAATACAAAAACAAATGTGCGAAAACAAACTATCAGCaaattaaaaattgtataaaaacgTATGCAACACGTGTATACGTAATATAATCCAATATTTTGTCTACTACATTTAGGTGATCGATTTTACACTTGTCAATTAAGTCAAATTGATCGTGTTTAAATGCTAAACCGACCGATTTTACGTTCGGTTCTATTTGGCATAAACACTTCTACTTGTGAGTCCAATACTCCCACATGAAAAAAGAGTGCTAGGTAAGTAATTAAAATTAACTATCTaagtctttggcaaaaaaaaaaaattaactatctAAGTTGATGGTCGATttcatccggttaaatatttGGAATCGGTAGATTTTAGATGATCAGTATTCATCGAATTTTATTTGTAGTGTTAGGACTCTCAACAAGTTTGATAAAAGATCTAAATAGGTCCAAATATCTTTACTAAATTCAAACCAATATCATTAACCCATTTCTCTTTCTCTTTCACTTACGTTGAATTTCATAGTCAATCCAGCCCTATCCCTTGCTATAAATCATCTTTCTGGTGGTTAAGAGTTAGACGTTCAACTGTCTTCTAAGTTCTACGTAGTTCGGATAAATAtgcatatttgaaaatttaacatctatGATGTCAGAGGCAAACAAACTGTAGATAAGTCAAGGATAGTGAACGAAGATGCCAAAGTGATAACAAGTCGTTTTTTGATTTAGTAAAGGTTCGTGTAGTTGCGACTTGCGAGTCCACAAATGGCTACTGAAGAATAGATTCACTTCTTGTACACACAACAAAAACTATTTCTAtaacttaataaatatttagaaaaattcaaataatataagattgtgtttggaaatataaattcatgtcaaatttcggattttaaatgaaaatgataatagcattttcaattttataataatattcaaatatcctaaatttcaaataaaattcaaattcaacttGTTTTGTGAATTCAAACATGTCATTGTCTAATcaagaatttcaaataaaattcaagtTCCAAACATGTcataatgaaaaacaaaactaatcattttaaatattggAGTAGCGGGTTTGTTATTTATACTCCGCAACTGTATGCCTCAAAGGTTGGTTATTCACGTAATAGTTAtagtagattaaaaataaaacgcGCGATTAGATAATCAATCTGTTGTCGTCGAGGAACGATTGGGTTCGACTTTCCTCgtcataaaaatattagaataaaatcTTATAAAACGTATAAGtctaaattgtaaaaaaaaagaaaaaagaaaagtagattaaaaataaaaagcatAGTCTAACTAACACATGTATTTATCTTTTTAACCAAGTTGCAGTCTTGCAGATGGATAGATTGATGCAATAGAGATTGCTTTGACGCTTTTCTCCTGTATATATACTATACACACGTGTGCATATATTTTTGCAAGAAAATCGAAGATATGATCTGGAGTCCAATATTttaattactactccctccgtccctatttatctgtccactttggaagtaaaaatttgtccctatttatctgtccatttatactttcaaaaccaatttaatgatagtttttcaaatatatctccataatttcaattttcaagacttgacttatttaaaacttggttgaattcatgttttcaagacataaagtaggggtattccaccattttcaagatattgattagaggtatttaatgaaaaagttcatacaatcaattattccttggtatgtgtttttttttccaaaatggacagataaaaagggacggagggagtatgtgaaTGACgaagaatatatttttgataaatttaaaagatcaaatctagattatatatatggattatatCCATAAACTATACTCCCTCTGtacctctcatttctttacagttactattttgggatgtccctctcatttctttacgttactataaatagtaagtttttctcatcattacacccactattttcccccactatctcatatttagcaataaaaactactattacacccactactttcctccactatctcaaatctattattaaatattgataggtcccaccactttacccacttttcatccaactttactcattttttatacattgtcttggtctccgtgtccccctccaatgtaaacaattgagggggacggagggagtatatggatTTAGTGaattatctataaatttttataaataatatatgattttgattttaagcTAATTCTACATAAATGTGATAAAATTGATGTAGACTCTTAATAGTTTAAACACCGtgtttaaaaatcataaaatatatccaataatctCACAAAATTCAGACCAAACAAATCTACCGATACTTGAATagtatcaaatttttaatataatttaaagttCGTACtattgaattttataatataatttaaaatcttaaattgaATACGTCAAcatctgatatattttttagaattcGAATTAAACATACGtaattttcataaattaataataataattaaaagttacaattaaattcttaaaattaaattatacacAACGAAGCCCCTATTTATTTTGGGTTGTGATGCACGGGTATTAAAGGTGTAAATGTGTAAAGAATTATATAGGGTCCTCTGATCGTTTCAAAAGGAAGCACATCCCTTTGCTAAAGCAAAATTACCGCGGacacaattttcttttttccacAAAGAAGTCAAATAATCTGTATTCCATTTATAGTCACATTGACATCtcattttttaatctttttgttCTCTACTCTAGACTCGAAAGTCGAGATATGCCAGTAGAAATAAGAATGTCATAAATGcagatttattaaaatattctcCGAATAAGAAATAGTAGCTCTAGATTTTGTAGTAGTATAAATATAAAAGGCAGCCTGGTCCTTTTCCACACGCTCTAGACTATTCTCGTGagatacacatatatttaacattttgCACTATACTCTTTCCTCCCTGAATCACTCACCTCTCACCATTTATCACACCtcctcccctctctctctctctctctctctcaccaagAACCATCAAAGTTGACATCAAATGGTAAGTCAGTCTTCATGATCTTCGTAGGAATCACACATGCACACAAACtggttatgtttttttttagttGTTGTCTGAAAAGAGTGTTTTTGCACTTGAACAGG
This region includes:
- the LOC108206101 gene encoding homeobox-leucine zipper protein HAT5, with protein sequence MEIDKVYDGADDVLLPTESLPPSSAASQFLDSFWISKSSPSFQGDSVSGSADMVNFQNSPPEDAAGLEGLIPVMEKGEGGNEDYDPGFHQPEKKRRLTVDQVKLLEKSFEVENKLEPERKFQLAKDLGLQPRQVAIWFQNRRARFKTKQLEKDYDVLKESYDKLKVDYDSLSKDNKKLRLEVESLKEKKRLERQNVTSSVVPEPAKLPLSSPISQNEISANVITIKQEDANSAKSDVLDSESPHYADANHISIFKPVDSSRVLEQDLSDFSQDEDDDLCRILPASCLPKLKIESYDDLTADPCNLGTSVDEQTFWFWP